Below is a window of Eschrichtius robustus isolate mEscRob2 chromosome 13, mEscRob2.pri, whole genome shotgun sequence DNA.
TACACAGCATGGCTTCTGATCATGGAAATTAGTTCTCAGCAAATGAAGTGTGGCAATGGGCCCATGCTCATGGAATTCACTGGTCTTACCATGTTTTCTGCCATCCTGAAGCAGCTGGTTTGATAGAATGGTGGAATGGCCTTTTGAAGACTTGGTTACAGTACCAGCAATAGTGGCAATCCAGGCAGGACTACTAATGGCCCAGACCCTTCGGGAATGAGAGTTTGGGTCACCCCACCAGGTAAAGAACCATGACCAGCTGAGGTGCTTGCTGAAAGCAAAAAGAATGCAGAATGAATAGTAGAAGAAGGTAGTTATAAATTTCCAGTACAACAAGATGACCAGTTACAGAAATGTAATTTCTGTAATTACAGGACTATAATAGTTATATTTCCTTCTTGTCTTGTTAtgaatatgtttgtgtgtgtataaaaataaaatatctttgtttttccCCTCTCTTATTCCTTATcatgtaacataaaatgtattgactttattttataatatttaagtaCTATGAccttgttattgtctttatttggagattaggtatggtttaagaagatgtgtaTTGACGAGCGGTGGACTtgtgatggtaaattttatgtgccaGCTTGACTGAGCCACAGCgtgtccagatatttggtcaaacattattctgggtatgtctgtgagggtatttcttgatgagattagcattttaatcagtagactgagtaaagcagattgctctcccttATGTGGGTGGGTCttatccaatcagctgaaggcctgaacAGAATAAAAGGGCTgagtaagagggaactcctcctgcctgactgcttGAGTTGGGACATTGGTCTTTTCTGGCCTTTGGATTCAGACTGAAACATCAGAtggatgtaaatatatattttatgttgtaaatatttatatttgatatttatattttaaatattatacattatatatttaaaatattggttctgtttctctggaggactCTGATACAGGCATTATATCTCAcatttaaaacaactttattgaggcaCATTTTGCATATCATAATTTGCCCTTTTCAAGTATAtaatgcaatgattttttttaacccaaattCATCAAGTTGTCCAAAATAAATcagtttcagaacattttcatcaacccaaTATGATCTCTCATGTGCGTTTAATGTTAATCTCCCCCCATCCTCCCAAGCAATTTGTAGTTTACTTTGCATCTttatagctttgccttttctggatagttcacataaatggaaacttacaatatgtggcctcttgtatctggcttctttgagCATGTTTCTGCGgtttatccacattgtagcatgcaTGCATAGtctgttccttttttattgttgaatagtattccactgtgtggaaaGAGCATATTTTGTCTACCATTCGCCTGTTttgggacattttggttgtttccaattgggctattatgagtaatgctgctaagaacattcCTGTGCAAGTCTTTATGTGGTTACACTCTCATTTCTCTTAGATTGATGTCTGCAAGTGAAATTGCTGGTTCACACTGTAAATTTacgtttaacattttaagaaactgccgaactgttttccaaagtggctgtaccattttgcattcccaccaccagGGTATGAGGGTTCCTGTTTCTCCATATATCTCCAAAATTTGTTAttacttgtattttaaaatatggtcattatgtgaaaaataatccaaaaaagatttttaaatggtcaTTTAGGAAGCTAGGGATTTTGAGAAGTAAAAGACCCTCTCTCAAAAACTGACTGCGGTCCTCCAGCGGGCAGAGGGCGCTCCAAGCCAAGACCTCTTCCCCTAGCCGTTGCAGCGCCATCTTAGCGAGATCCCCGTTGCTAGGAGACGGAGATGCGTCTTTTGGTTTGGGAGCCTTGCTTCACCGCTATCCCAGGCTATCTCTTGCCTGAGGTCTGAGATCTAAGGTCCAACTACCCTCCAGGGGCAGTTCCAGAAGTCACCGTTCTGGGGACATTTTCCTCCTACCCCCTCTAGCGCTGGCCTTGGCAGGCGGAGGATCCTCGCCCAGATCCAGCTATGtctaagaaagggaaaaaggccAAGATGCCCCTGTCCGATGAGGAGCAGCTGCTTCTGTTTCAGCAGAAGTTGCTGGCAGAGGAGGAGATGGCCAAGAAGAAAGAGAGGCTCCTGAACCAGTTCTTGAAGGTGATGGATTTTTGCATTAACTCTCTGCCCAACCccacacaccccctgcactggtcCTGTTGCCTTGACCCTGTCATTGTGGTAGCCTCATTTTCATGCTAGCCTCCGCTCCTCTGGAAATCTTAAGACCCAGATATACTTAGATTTCAGGCCATATTGTCTGGGGGAAGGGGTAGCTCTCTGTGAAGCATGGAGGGAGGAAGGTGAGGTAGAGCTTGACAATCACTCCTGAGCCCCAGAACTGGGACAGTAGGTGCTATCAGCTGTCTGAGCTGTCTGAAATTGTGATACTCTCCCTCGAGATGGGTCATTACAAACAATATCCTGCTCTGATGCTTCCACCCAGAAGGAAATTCACCCTAGCCCTCCCTAAAATGCCATTGGGCTGCTCCTGTCTTACTTCAGACCCTCCCAAAACAAGAACAGGAACTCCTGAATGTTAGCCATCAGGAGCTTTGGtccctcagaaaagaaaaagggtgaCCTTGTTTGTTGTGCTGTATCAGGGCTTTTAACCCTGACCTCTGGGAGGGGGTGGTTATTTGTTCCTTCACACAGGACAAGCTGGCCAAGGAGGAGCACAACAGTGCTCTGAACCTTAATAAGATTAACACACAGTGGAGGACGGTCCTTCGGGAAGTCAAGACCAGAGAGCTTCATAAGGACATTGAGATCCTCAGCCAAACATTTGAACGAGTGGTGGACTGCAAGGACAGTGTCATCAAGGCAAGCTCTCTTCCCAAAGAAACACTTGAATACGACTGTCTTGATCTCTTCATAGAATGGGCCTAGTGAAGTAATTAATCTTAAAGCCCTCCCAAGACACATGAAATGAAAACTAGAATACTGAGCTGTCATCCTTCTCCCTCTGTTAGAGGAGCCATTCTCCTTGGTCATCTACTGCCCCAAACCAGTACTATATTAGAGTTGGAAGGCACAGTAGACATCACCCAATGACTTGAACTTAGTCCTATACCTTCATTTCAATGTGAGAAGACTCAGTTCCAGAGGCAGGAACcagtttgctcaaggtcacacagctagtcagtgagAGAGCTGTGACTACACACGGATTTCTTGATTTCCACTCCAGTGCTTTATTCAACCAAATTCTGTTTGGCCTCTTTGATTCAACTTCAGTGGCCCTGGATGCGGTTGAGAAGATCTCCATCGGTAAGAGCAGTTCTGGATCTCTAAGCAATTCAATCAGCCAATCTTATGTTTTGGGGAGGTTCTTGAGTTGAGTACATACCATCTTTTCTTCTAAGGGATTTTTTCTCTTGAGTTCCAAATCCCTTATTCAGGATCCCTTGATGTCTGTTCCTGACTGTGTCACTGTCCTCAAAACTGAACTCATGAGCTCCTCCTTCTCTAGCCAGCCCCATTTCCCGTCCTCCACCATCTGATCTTCCTCATACTCTCTATTTGGGTGGCTGGTACCATTCACCAAATCACCCAACCCAGGAATCTGGGAATCATCCCAGCTTTTGCTTCCATTCCTAACTTCTGTTACTAAGCCTTGTATAAATCTTctgcttaaatatttttcaaagtcacACCCTGCTCTTCTTCCCCACTGTCCTGCTGTAGTTGAGACGAGCATTATCTATTGCAAtagtctctttttttaatttttaaatttaattttatttatttattttgggctgtgttgggtcttcattgctgtgcgcgggctttctctagttgtaacaagcgggggctactcttcgttgcggagaaCGGACTCTGGGCGCGAGGACTTCGGTAGTTGTAGCACGAGGGCTTtggtagttgtagcacacgggctcagcggttgtggctcacaggctctagagcgcaggctcagtagttgtggctcacaggcttagttgctccgcggcatgtgggatcttcccagaccagggctcaaacccgtgtcccctgcactggcaggcgtactcctaaccactgcgccaccagggaagtcctcaccaGGATTATCTTTCTAAAGCAAATATTTGATCCTGTTACTCCACTGCGTAAATCTCCTTAGTGGCTCCCCTCTTCTACAGAAAAAAATCGAAACTCCTTGGAAGGAACATCAAAGCCCTTCATGATCTGGCCTCTACCTGTACCTTTCACATAGCCAGCCTTCTTTactgtgcctttgcacatgccattCCCTATCTCCCCAGTTTTCCTGGCAAACTCTCACTCCTCCTTCAAGAGTGATACAAATGACATCTCTTCTATGAAGCCCTCCTCAGGGCTCTTAGTCAGATGTAGGCACTAAGTCCTTTATATCCCATTTTCACTGGGAAATCATCAACCTCATAGCATTTTCCATGCTGTAATTTCTTTTCAGAATTTACAAAATCGGAATTTAATCTGAACTTTAtacctggattttctttttgttttttgttttttcagaattTATTGTAATTTTCTACTTATATAACTTTTCCTACTGCAAGACTTCAAGCTCCTTTGGGGGCAGTGAGAATGTCTTTTCATCTCTGAATCCTCGGCATCCAGCACGGTGCTGGTACATAGCAGGTTTAGTAAACATTTCTTGAGTGAGTGAATAGTCTTCCATTATTAGCACCTATTTCAGATCTTTTTCATACTAAACATATAAGGTAACAGCTAGCAAGGTGGTAGTTTACAGTGAGTGGATCATGTGGGCATTTGGTAAATGTTTTTTCGCTTTATTCACtttaatttgttttacttttttgaatAGGTAGTTCACTCACAATATTCAAAATTCAAATTCTATATAAAAAAGTTATATAGAGAAAagttccctcccactggtgccttTCAGCCACCCAATGCCCCTCCCAATAATTTTAGTTTCAtgagaaaaccttttttttttacacaaatggtAGTATTACATAGTGTTCTGCCCCTtgcctttttcacttaataatatatcCTGGGGATTATTCAACATTAGCCCATAAAgagcttctcatttttttttaacaactgcaTAGTATACTGTATTGTAGTTTAACATGTTACTTTGTCCTCGGTATTTCCTGTGTCTTGGTAATTTGATCTAGAAGCTTGCAGGTGTTGTGTTCTTCTATTAGGAGGCACATTTGTGATGTTAGCAGCTGTTGATTATCCATTAATTCATTGGGGGTTGCAAAATGCTGATTTTCTAATagtattcttttttcatttattagtttgaATACTTCTATAAAGAGATACTATCATTTACCATTCAGTTACCCAGAGGTATAGTTTATATAAGAAatgctctttctcttccctttataaaccaattaaaaaaaaaaaaaagaatcggtTGTCTGGCATCCTCTAAtggtaactgatttttttttaaagtatcctgATAAACTCATAATCAAACATATTTGACATGTTTTGATCCATTGCAGTTCTTATCCATATTGATGCTCAcacagtcccttttttttctagTGGACGTGTTCTCGTTATTTATTGCTACATCACAAACCACCCTAAATTAGCGACTTACGACAACGGTTTATTTCACTCTCTCTCGTGGTTCTGCAGGTTGACTTAGCTTACCAGGGAGGTTCTTGCCTGACATCTCTCGTACGGTTTTCAGTCAGATGTCAtttggggctgcagtcatctgaaggcttgactgagcTGGATGTGTAAGATGACTGGCAGTTGATTCTGACTATCCgctgggagctcagctgggcTGTTGACTGGAATGAATGCTTCCACATGGCCCCTTCACCAGCACTGGCTTCTCACATTcaaaagtggcagagccagagctCCCAGAGCCAAAGAAGTGGCTTTAGGGACTAGGGAAAATAGGAACTAGCTAGCCgaatacattttttatattctcaCATAGATGCCATTCAGCCaaaatggtaactctgtgtttccTACCCAGTCGTTAGCGAAGGACCTGTCAGAAGCTGAGGAGCAGTACGCCCACGCGCTGCGCAGCCACTTGCACAACATCGACCGGCTCTTGGCCCTGCAGAGATGCCGGCTCAGCCTCCTAGAGGAAAGTTACAATGTAGAGCTGGAGGCCCTAACCAAGGAGTTTGAGACAGAAAGGTATGGGGACCTaagaggagatatgggggggTTGAGCCCAGGGGACTATCCAGAGCCTATGTCAAGATGCTGCCTGTAATCAGCCACCCACTTTCAACTATCAAAATCCTACCCATCTACCTATCTGGGGGACAGGGATGGGAAGGAGACTTTTCACTGCAACTTTGTGTACTTTTTGATTTTTGTATCATATGAatgtattacctattcaaaaatcaaaataatcttATTCATTCTTTCTGGCCCTGAAAAGAATAGAACCCGCCTTCCCTCTGTTCTTCTTCAGTACCTAAGAGTTTGTACCATTCATATAGTTTTATTACATACTGCTTTGCATTGTCATTATTGATCCCTATGCTTTATGCCTCAGAGCAGGGACAGTATCTTATCTCCTACAGGAAGACAATTATTGACCAACATGAAAAAGAGATTCACTACCTACAAGATGTCTTCATGGCCATGGAGCAGAACTGCATAGATTCTGAGTACGAAAGCAAGCTGGAGTTCCAGAGCATGTGGGACGATCTCAAAAACAAGGTACAGAGGGAGAGCAGATGGGCAGGaactgggagaaagtgagagaaaatCGCTCAAGGCTAGTAGAGCTAGAAGAGATCCCTTTAACCAACATAGCCAATAAAATGCCTGCTGCCGCTGTAGGTACCCCTACTGCTTTTTGTAATTTTGTGAAAATTGGTGGGGAGGGAGAACCATTCTGAAATGTCAAGGAAGTGCATTTTAGAGCTAACGCACACCAAGGAGATCGTCTGGCTTCACCCCTGTGAtttgtagatgaagaaattaaggccCAAAGAAGTGAAATGACCTGCCAAAGTCATGCTGCTGGTCTGTGGTAGAGCCAAGGGGAGAGTTCAGTTCTCCTGTCCCTtggccccaagagtttccaccacGCTGGAGGCTGCAGACTTAGCCAGCCTGCAGACCtgggtttggggggtggggcgctttgcttcttttttttggctgcgttgggtcttcgttgctgtgcgcaggctttctctagttgccgcgagcgggggctactcttcgttatggtgcgcgggcttctcattgctgtggcttctcttgctgcagagcacgggctctaggcgcgcgggcttcagtagttgtggctcgcgggctctagagcgcaggctcagtagttgtggcgcacgggcttagttgctccgcggcatgtgggatcctcccataccagggctcaaacccgtgtcccctgcgctggcaggtggagtcttaaccactgcgccaccagggaagcccccgctttgtttttattttgcctcataatgtttcattaaaattttttataagctttctacatttaaaaattggaagatttcacataaaaatccaaattttcAGCTTCCCTTGAAAAATGTAAAGATCTGGTAACACTGGGCCACATTCCAAATGGAGACATTCATGTGAAGCTGAGCAGCTgtgctcccaccccaccccccaccccccccccacacacaccaatGGAGCATTTCCTCTCTGGTTCGCCACAGGCCCCATCTAGCCCACAGCGCTTATTTATATCATCTGCCTGGTTTGTAGGCATTTTCACTGGCAACCTCTGCACCATGCTGTGCTACAAACAGTTCAAGAGGGGGAGGTTGCTGGTGGAAGTGAAAGGGTGTAATAGGGTAATTCCAAGTACTGGCTATTTTGGGGCCACTTCCCAGAATTTAGAAGAGAAGCACTTTCTAAGACTGCAACTGGAGCATAAAGTAGAAGATCTGTGGAGAAGGTTCCAGGATGCACTCAAGAATTACACTGATGCCACAGAGGATCGAAAGATCGCCTTTGAGACTCTAAAGGTAAAGGACGAGAAGAGCTCCAAAGAGATTGAAgcacagatgaaaaaaatacagagacTACAGGTTAGTGCAGCCAACCTGAAAGACTCACTGCTTTACCTGTTCCACTATCCCCTGTTCTTCTTTCCTCAGTTTCTACTGGGCCTCATCACTGGTTGGGGAAAGATGGTATGCTCTGCTATCAGTCCCCAGACAGTCCTTTTACCTGCTCACTGAAGACTCTCACCTAGTCAAGTGTTTCCTCTAAACTACCCTGTTCCTCTAGGattccataattattttaaaaggcaagaTCATGGTGCACGGCCGCGAGAGTGAAGAACAGAACCAGAACATTCGTGATGACAAAGAGTTGGTCCTTGTACAACTGCGAAAACTTAAGGCCCAAAGGACTCAGGCCCGGGGAATATCACAGGAGAACTTAGTCAAACTCACCCTGGAAAGTAATGCCACCCTCAAGGCCCTGAGGAAGATTGTCGACAAGGTAACAAAGGGGAGAGGGCAGCCAGAACAAAACCAAGGAACCTGGCTCCCTGCCAAGCGAAAGGGGCTGGGGAGACATAGAGGGCTTCCCCCTGCTTCCTGCCTGAGTGCACACTTGGAATGCCTACTGTATTCCATGTACTCCATGTATACAATTCCATGTATTGTATTCCCTCTCCTCTCACATTTTAAGTGAAATTAGTTAATAATGAATGAATtttagaagaatataaaatacttggaatagtgcttggcacatagctcTCTCTGTTGGatgtatttattacttttgtctCCCATTTGGATAAGTAGCTCCCCTGGATTGAAGCAGGGGAACCAAATCCACTatttgccctccccaccccctttcctaaTAAAAGGTCTCTCCTTGCTTCCAATAGGGTGAAAAGATCCTTAAACTTGCTGAAATATGTAGGAAATTtgaaacagaggaagaaaaagtgcTGCCTTTTTATTCGTCGGTATTGACTCCCGAGGAGCAGGAGGAGATAGAGAAAATTGACCCAGAGGAGTTTAATGAGGAGCTTGGAAAGGTAAGGCTCCTAGGGCCCGGAGGCTATCGCCCAAGGCTGGGGCTGCACTTGCTAACGGGTCCTACCACACACCTTCTCCCTTTAATTCAATTCCCAGGTGATAATGGACTACATAGGGATGGAGAATTTCTGGAAAAGGTACAACAAAGTGAAACTGGAGCGACTGAGCCTTCAACACAGACGTGCCCAGTTGTTAGAAATCAATGAGAAGCTGCGGGAGATGCTCAAGCAGTACTTGGATGGCATCTCAGTGAGTGATGAAGTGCTGAGCCAGCTCAACCCACTCTTTATCGTCAATCATCGCAGCAACTTACCCCAGCCCCCATCCACGCCTACAGCCCAGCCAGGTGACAAAAAACCTCCAACCACTTACAACATCATTGAAGCAGCCCATGTGATCTCCCACATCCTGTGATACAAGGAGAAAATCTCTTTTCAACCCCCAGAGAATGTTTTGAGAGACCTGAGGACTTTGCTATTAAAAATCTCCATGGAGTTTATGAGCTCCTTATATCTTTGCCATGTTGGATAGAACAGTCTACTTGGAGGACACTAGGAATACAGCGGCCCTGGGGGGTAAAGAGAATAGCTAGGCAACTACCCAGAGGCTTACTTCTCAATGATGGATTGCTCCTCAGAGTCAGGACACCATGGGAGCCAAAACACATACGTTCGGGACCCAGAGATCCTATGGTCCTTGGGGTAAGTTAGGACAGGAAGAGGAGGGCCAGGAGAAGAGATCCAAAGCCTCCAACCACCCCCATGCCAGGCAAGACCCAACTAAGAATGCCCTTTTCTCCCCAGCCCTTTACCTTATTCCCACTTACAAAGGTAGCAGCAGAAAGTATCGGGTGAAAaatgcaaagatttttaaaaattattgtttatttctttttgctcttgtttCGTTTCTCTTCCTTGAGCTTCTTTTTGGAGACTTTAGGTCTGCTGGCCTTTTTGTATAGGTGATACCCAATGAGGCCCAGGAGGGTTGGCACCATGGCCATGCCTACCAGAGGCAAAATGCCCTTCACCAGCTTTTGCCAGTAGTTGGCTCGGATCAGTGCAATGAGCTCCACGTCAAAATGCAGCTCTGCATCCGCtggaggcagagaggaggtgaAGGTTAGAATCCCTGTGCCTGTGACCCAGgactcaaatctgaatgaaagcggGGAGGGCAGACCACAACCACAGCACCAACTGTAAAGCTGGCAAGATTTAAATGTGGGACTGAGTTCTCTTACAAAGGCAGAAGCAGAGGAGGGTTATGAGCTATCTAGTGATAGTCACATTTACCTCAAATATACAAGCGTGGCTTGTATTCACTGACAGGTCTTTGCCAGGACAGGGAAACTTTCTGTGAAAGACTTTACTTGTAAAGTCCATTTGTAAGTTAGAGACCTCTGTACTAACTGTATTCCATTTCTAAACAGCCACATGGAGAGAATCTTTGCAGGGCTGAAATTAATTGGATTTAAactagactttttaaaatttcaccaaCCAATAAGCACACTCAATgtgattgttaaaaaaaaaataggtgtttCAACATAAGGGCTAGAGAGGAAGAAGGATGTGGTTTAAGAAGTAAGGagtggggcttcactggtggtgcagtggttgagaatccgcctgccaatgcaggggacacgggttcaagccctgatctgggaagatcccacatgccgcggagcggagcaactgggcccgtgagccacaactactgagcctgcgcgtctggagcctatgctccgcaacaagagaggccacgatagtgagaggcccg
It encodes the following:
- the CCDC65 gene encoding dynein regulatory complex subunit 2, with amino-acid sequence MSKKGKKAKMPLSDEEQLLLFQQKLLAEEEMAKKKERLLNQFLKDKLAKEEHNSALNLNKINTQWRTVLREVKTRELHKDIEILSQTFERVVDCKDSVIKSLAKDLSEAEEQYAHALRSHLHNIDRLLALQRCRLSLLEESYNVELEALTKEFETERKTIIDQHEKEIHYLQDVFMAMEQNCIDSEYESKLEFQSMWDDLKNKNLEEKHFLRLQLEHKVEDLWRRFQDALKNYTDATEDRKIAFETLKVKDEKSSKEIEAQMKKIQRLQDSIIILKGKIMVHGRESEEQNQNIRDDKELVLVQLRKLKAQRTQARGISQENLVKLTLESNATLKALRKIVDKGEKILKLAEICRKFETEEEKVLPFYSSVLTPEEQEEIEKIDPEEFNEELGKVIMDYIGMENFWKRYNKVKLERLSLQHRRAQLLEINEKLREMLKQYLDGISVSDEVLSQLNPLFIVNHRSNLPQPPSTPTAQPGDKKPPTTYNIIEAAHVISHIL